Proteins from a genomic interval of Kitasatospora kifunensis:
- the terL gene encoding phage terminase large subunit: MKQLTADIEARKAERRALGPKWRTPGDLAKLIDPTTVQTSALDLIDRELMWAYSTPGARLAISVPPQEGKSSRATKVGTLWALAKNPELRIAIVSYSQPLAEGFGRDIRNWIATYNGDEGSFDIGLRIARDYGSAKRWQLEGHRGGVVCVGIGGGLTGKPAEALIIDDPFSDKEQADSAYYRERVWGWWQAVGSTRLAPGAPVILINTRWHEDDLTGRFLAAEDAHRWRVINIPALADHDPAKGQSDPLGREPGEWLESARGRSAEDWEAIRIQAGSRVFNALYQGRPSPDSGNVWQRHWWRRYSVPLWSQHPMHPDAYRVDEADEIVMSWDMAFKDTRSSDYVVGQVWARRGANVYLLDQVHKRLSFTDTVAAFKALVARWPQATAKYVEDKANGTAVISTLQSKIAGIVPINPTESKYARANAVSPFLEAGNVFLPESGIALFDPSELIDEAAGFPNASHDDQVDAASQALAQLLLDGSGAQAWIAYARRRAEAATAPARPVEPQQESTATEEPEDPVAARRRARNAAHRAQR, encoded by the coding sequence TTGAAGCAGCTGACTGCTGACATCGAGGCGCGCAAGGCTGAGCGGCGAGCCCTCGGCCCCAAGTGGCGGACGCCCGGGGACCTCGCGAAGCTGATCGACCCGACCACAGTTCAGACGTCGGCACTCGACCTGATCGACCGCGAGCTGATGTGGGCCTACTCGACCCCCGGGGCCCGGCTCGCAATCTCCGTGCCTCCGCAGGAAGGCAAGTCGAGCCGCGCAACGAAGGTCGGCACCCTATGGGCCCTCGCCAAGAACCCCGAGCTCCGCATCGCGATCGTCTCCTACTCGCAGCCGCTCGCCGAGGGCTTCGGCCGGGACATCCGAAACTGGATCGCCACCTACAACGGTGACGAGGGCTCTTTCGACATCGGCCTGCGGATCGCCCGCGACTACGGATCCGCTAAAAGGTGGCAGCTCGAAGGGCACCGCGGCGGCGTCGTCTGCGTCGGCATCGGTGGCGGCCTCACCGGCAAGCCCGCCGAGGCGCTGATCATCGACGACCCGTTCTCGGACAAAGAGCAGGCCGACTCGGCCTACTACCGAGAGCGCGTGTGGGGCTGGTGGCAGGCCGTCGGATCAACCCGCCTGGCCCCCGGCGCGCCAGTAATCTTGATCAACACCAGGTGGCACGAGGACGACCTGACCGGCCGGTTCCTCGCCGCCGAGGACGCCCACCGCTGGCGGGTCATCAACATCCCGGCGCTCGCCGACCATGACCCCGCCAAGGGGCAGAGTGACCCGCTCGGGCGCGAGCCCGGCGAGTGGCTGGAGTCAGCGCGCGGGCGCAGCGCGGAGGACTGGGAGGCGATCCGCATCCAGGCCGGCAGTCGCGTGTTCAACGCCCTCTACCAGGGGCGCCCTTCGCCAGATTCGGGGAACGTGTGGCAGCGCCACTGGTGGCGCCGCTACTCGGTGCCGCTGTGGTCGCAGCACCCGATGCACCCGGACGCCTACCGGGTCGACGAGGCAGACGAGATCGTCATGTCCTGGGACATGGCCTTCAAAGACACCCGGAGCAGCGACTACGTCGTCGGGCAGGTGTGGGCGCGGCGCGGCGCCAACGTCTACCTCCTCGACCAGGTACACAAGCGGCTGAGCTTCACGGACACGGTCGCCGCGTTCAAAGCGCTCGTTGCCCGCTGGCCGCAAGCCACCGCCAAGTATGTGGAAGACAAGGCCAACGGCACTGCGGTCATCTCGACGCTGCAATCGAAGATCGCCGGGATCGTGCCGATCAACCCGACGGAGAGCAAGTACGCGAGGGCGAACGCCGTGTCGCCGTTCCTGGAGGCCGGGAACGTCTTCCTGCCTGAGAGCGGAATCGCCCTGTTCGACCCGTCGGAACTCATCGACGAAGCGGCCGGTTTCCCGAACGCGTCGCACGACGACCAGGTCGATGCGGCCAGTCAAGCGCTGGCCCAGCTCCTCCTTGACGGCTCCGGCGCCCAGGCGTGGATCGCCTACGCCCGACGCAGGGCCGAGGCTGCCACCGCCCCCGCTCGACCGGTCGAGCCTCAGCAAGAGTCGACCGCAACGGAAGAGCCCGAAGATCCCGTCGCGGCGCGCCGGCGCGCCCGCAATGCCGCCCACCGCGCACAGCGATAA
- a CDS encoding phage portal protein, giving the protein MGVRSRLANLAKVFGNSTPAEFTAGETAAQMTPASPFSPGTPIRPYDGYSRTPRGHEFVPGYNISARPRAHERVTFETLRSLIESYDVAQMCIWHRIDSIRSLDWSLVAAAHFEGDVTDAVRLGMAALRKPDRQTPFSTWLSAYLYDVLAYDAGALYRLRNRRGDVVGLMNVDGTTVAPLLDYWGRSPEPPAEAYVQYINGLPWDWLTRDDLIYEPFRKRANSPYGLAPLETILLNANTDIRFQMYFLQRFTEGNVPEAFASAPESWSPDQIEQWQTLWDSFMAGDQAAKHTIKWMPGGSTIAWSNEKDFTDQFSLFLMRKTAAAFHVVPSDLGFTENVNLSSGESQADVQHRVGDLPLIRHLQNTISAFLQDDLGLPLDFLFDLGEEQADRLQQAQADQIYVQLGAISSSDIRSMRYGLEEPEGIPVPRFIYDPRGGPIPLASLYAVAGQIDPSTAAPKPGTELPHTAFGGAEGVVPNPPILTAPLAEQEFGPSALPPAPPPQPTPPDPGAPVAKDGGATTVGITTATGVTGYDLIGRRDDEDEPEDQEKLSKSELTAYRSFRKARQRAGKWRDFEFRVIDPARARRLNQAGRLAVRKAEGQVAVAGLAVQAADTGRVLMLQRALDPEDPAGGTWEMPGGHLEGDETPLLGAWREWAEETGSIPPPGQQTGTWISPDGAYQGIVWTVDGEDSVPLDSRDQVSNPDDPDGDCVEAIAWWDPAQLAGNPAVRTELLASLPDVLTALGCETADTVDDIAKAAASPKGQAPDGADTQSAQRAWPGWNLDLQTVAHWVPLLAAGLVAAVSARELAKAWLALAPAASASTKGERLNQLTTQADDFLQGRGTGTALREPIGATLRGVTIDGYAIGAASAHAAADAHEASAQPGSTTADMGTWTPGASDVARDLVDSLGDGNGLAHMLDQSGSSVQSIATGRLNGLAHALANGVEAGDDLDAISEAITDVLSDPSRAEMAVATELARTANTAAVQAYRQRDIERVRWATADDDRVCPVCDANEAAGPRTLGDDFPSGDPMPPAHPRDRCALLPT; this is encoded by the coding sequence ATGGGTGTCCGCTCCCGCCTCGCCAACCTCGCCAAGGTGTTCGGCAACTCCACCCCCGCCGAGTTCACGGCCGGCGAGACCGCCGCGCAGATGACCCCGGCGTCACCGTTCTCCCCCGGCACACCCATCCGCCCCTACGACGGATACTCACGCACCCCCCGCGGCCACGAGTTCGTTCCCGGCTACAACATCTCTGCCCGGCCGCGAGCCCACGAGCGCGTCACCTTCGAGACCCTTCGCAGCCTCATCGAGTCCTACGACGTCGCCCAGATGTGCATCTGGCACCGCATCGACTCGATCCGCAGCCTCGACTGGTCGCTCGTCGCAGCGGCGCACTTTGAGGGCGACGTGACCGATGCGGTCCGCCTCGGCATGGCGGCGCTGCGCAAGCCGGACCGCCAGACGCCGTTCTCCACCTGGCTGTCCGCCTACCTGTACGACGTTCTCGCCTACGACGCCGGGGCCCTGTACCGGCTGCGGAATCGGCGCGGCGACGTCGTTGGCCTCATGAACGTCGACGGCACCACCGTCGCGCCGCTGCTCGACTACTGGGGCCGCTCCCCCGAGCCCCCAGCCGAGGCGTACGTCCAGTACATCAACGGGTTGCCGTGGGACTGGCTGACCCGGGATGACCTGATCTACGAGCCGTTCCGGAAGCGCGCGAACTCCCCATACGGTCTGGCGCCGCTCGAAACGATCCTGCTGAATGCCAATACCGACATCCGCTTCCAGATGTACTTTCTGCAGCGCTTCACCGAGGGCAACGTCCCCGAAGCGTTCGCGTCCGCCCCCGAATCGTGGTCACCCGACCAGATCGAGCAGTGGCAGACCCTCTGGGACTCGTTCATGGCCGGCGACCAGGCCGCCAAGCACACTATCAAGTGGATGCCCGGCGGCAGCACGATCGCATGGAGCAACGAGAAGGACTTCACCGACCAGTTCAGCCTCTTCCTGATGAGGAAAACGGCCGCCGCGTTCCACGTCGTGCCGTCCGACCTCGGGTTCACCGAGAACGTCAACCTGTCCAGCGGCGAATCCCAGGCCGACGTGCAGCACCGCGTCGGCGACCTCCCGCTGATCCGGCACCTCCAGAACACCATCAGCGCGTTCCTCCAAGACGACCTCGGTCTGCCCCTCGACTTCCTCTTCGACCTTGGCGAAGAGCAGGCCGACCGGCTGCAGCAGGCCCAGGCCGATCAGATCTACGTCCAGTTGGGGGCAATCAGTTCCAGCGACATCCGCTCGATGCGGTATGGACTGGAAGAGCCGGAGGGCATACCAGTACCCCGGTTCATCTACGACCCGCGCGGCGGGCCCATCCCGCTGGCGTCCCTGTATGCGGTCGCTGGCCAGATCGACCCGTCAACGGCCGCGCCAAAGCCGGGAACCGAGCTGCCGCACACCGCCTTCGGAGGCGCCGAGGGCGTCGTTCCGAACCCGCCGATCCTGACGGCCCCGCTCGCCGAGCAGGAATTCGGGCCCTCCGCACTGCCACCGGCCCCGCCACCGCAGCCCACGCCCCCCGACCCGGGGGCGCCGGTCGCCAAGGATGGCGGCGCTACGACCGTGGGCATCACCACGGCGACCGGGGTCACTGGCTACGACCTTATCGGCCGCCGTGACGACGAGGACGAGCCGGAGGACCAGGAGAAGCTCTCAAAGTCCGAGTTGACGGCGTACAGGTCGTTCCGCAAGGCACGTCAACGCGCTGGTAAGTGGAGGGATTTCGAGTTCCGTGTCATCGACCCGGCCAGGGCGCGCCGACTCAACCAGGCCGGCCGGCTTGCCGTGCGCAAGGCCGAGGGTCAGGTAGCTGTGGCCGGCCTCGCCGTCCAGGCAGCCGACACCGGCCGAGTACTCATGCTCCAGCGGGCCCTCGACCCCGAGGACCCCGCAGGTGGTACGTGGGAGATGCCGGGCGGACACCTTGAAGGCGACGAAACACCCCTGCTCGGCGCCTGGCGGGAATGGGCGGAGGAGACCGGCTCTATCCCCCCGCCCGGCCAGCAGACCGGAACCTGGATCAGCCCAGACGGGGCATACCAAGGCATCGTCTGGACCGTCGACGGTGAGGACAGCGTGCCGCTCGACAGCCGCGATCAGGTATCCAACCCTGACGATCCAGACGGTGACTGCGTTGAGGCGATCGCCTGGTGGGACCCGGCTCAGTTGGCCGGGAATCCTGCCGTCAGAACCGAGTTGCTGGCCAGCCTGCCCGATGTGCTCACCGCACTCGGCTGCGAAACCGCAGACACGGTCGACGACATAGCGAAGGCGGCCGCCAGCCCAAAAGGACAGGCCCCTGACGGGGCCGACACGCAGTCCGCGCAGCGGGCATGGCCCGGCTGGAACCTCGACCTGCAGACCGTCGCACACTGGGTACCGCTTCTCGCAGCCGGGCTCGTTGCGGCGGTGAGCGCAAGGGAGTTGGCGAAGGCATGGCTGGCACTCGCACCCGCAGCGTCCGCCAGCACGAAGGGCGAGCGGCTCAACCAACTGACGACGCAAGCCGATGACTTCCTTCAAGGCCGCGGCACTGGCACGGCCCTGCGAGAGCCGATTGGCGCCACGCTGCGCGGCGTCACCATCGACGGCTATGCCATCGGCGCCGCATCGGCGCACGCCGCCGCAGACGCCCACGAGGCCAGCGCCCAACCCGGCAGCACCACCGCCGACATGGGAACCTGGACGCCGGGCGCATCCGATGTGGCCCGCGACCTGGTCGACAGCCTCGGCGACGGCAACGGCCTGGCACACATGCTCGACCAGTCCGGCAGTTCGGTGCAGTCAATCGCAACCGGGCGCCTGAACGGCCTCGCACATGCACTCGCCAACGGTGTGGAAGCCGGGGACGACCTCGATGCAATCAGCGAGGCCATCACAGATGTCCTGTCCGATCCGTCGCGAGCCGAGATGGCCGTCGCCACCGAACTCGCCAGGACAGCCAACACAGCAGCAGTGCAGGCCTACCGGCAGCGCGACATCGAACGCGTGCGGTGGGCGACTGCCGATGACGACCGGGTCTGCCCGGTCTGCGACGCCAACGAGGCCGCCGGGCCACGCACACTCGGCGACGACTTCCCGTCCGGCGACCCGATGCCGCCCGCCCACCCACGCGACAGGTGCGCACTACTGCCCACATAG
- a CDS encoding XkdF-like putative serine protease domain-containing protein, translated as MTDEPQRYVLGIAYQAGPDPRIQRGADGGRDFFSPDELEKAAWGFLQKGAQVGLFHGPEASVGAATVVESYIWRADDWDLGNGTVVRKGDWLIGAILDEHAWQLYKSGRVTGWSPQGSARRITRRSS; from the coding sequence ATGACTGACGAGCCCCAACGCTACGTTTTGGGCATCGCCTATCAGGCGGGCCCCGACCCACGCATTCAGCGCGGAGCCGACGGCGGCCGCGACTTCTTCAGCCCTGACGAGCTGGAGAAGGCCGCCTGGGGCTTCCTACAGAAAGGTGCGCAGGTCGGCCTGTTCCACGGCCCCGAGGCATCAGTCGGAGCCGCAACAGTCGTCGAGTCGTACATCTGGAGAGCCGACGACTGGGACCTCGGCAACGGAACCGTCGTACGCAAGGGCGACTGGCTGATCGGCGCGATCCTCGATGAACACGCCTGGCAGCTCTACAAGTCCGGGCGCGTCACCGGCTGGTCGCCGCAAGGCTCAGCGCGCCGCATCACACGACGGAGTAGCTGA
- a CDS encoding endonuclease VII domain-containing protein: MKRCTKCEVEKPLEGFHKSARSPDGRQYWCKPCAIAAARERALRNPDAKREADRKYAASEKNKANRKARREGPQREVILEQKRQSWERHKEENARRAREARAAEPERFKEYYQRKYAANKEKILAQNRKWAVANRERVRAYRRQRSYGITPEEFDRKILDQNGRCEICGIEMHLMDERIKGGTTRTGICVDHCHKTGVVRGLICSGCNKGLGYFKDDPARLKAAAGYIAKYQQSS; this comes from the coding sequence GTGAAGCGATGCACCAAGTGCGAAGTCGAGAAGCCCTTAGAGGGCTTCCACAAGTCAGCCAGGTCGCCCGACGGGCGGCAGTATTGGTGCAAGCCGTGCGCCATTGCTGCCGCCCGCGAGCGAGCACTCCGCAATCCTGATGCCAAGCGCGAAGCCGACCGGAAGTACGCCGCTTCGGAGAAGAATAAGGCCAACCGCAAGGCGCGCCGCGAGGGCCCGCAGCGAGAAGTAATCCTTGAGCAGAAGCGCCAGTCCTGGGAGCGTCACAAAGAGGAGAACGCCCGGCGCGCACGTGAGGCTCGGGCCGCTGAACCGGAGCGGTTCAAGGAGTACTACCAGCGAAAGTACGCCGCCAACAAGGAAAAGATCCTTGCGCAAAATCGCAAGTGGGCGGTGGCGAACCGCGAGAGAGTCCGTGCCTACCGTCGCCAGCGGTCCTACGGGATAACCCCGGAGGAGTTTGACCGGAAGATCCTGGATCAGAACGGCCGCTGTGAGATCTGCGGCATAGAGATGCATCTGATGGACGAACGCATCAAGGGCGGGACCACCCGAACCGGGATCTGCGTCGACCACTGCCACAAGACCGGAGTCGTCCGAGGACTGATCTGCAGCGGATGCAACAAGGGCCTTGGCTACTTCAAGGATGACCCGGCTCGACTCAAGGCGGCAGCCGGGTATATCGCCAAGTACCAGCAGAGCTCGTAG
- a CDS encoding HK97 gp10 family phage protein, which yields MANRVDIDDSWQAQVGAAVEALFQARLGPDIVRDAKRYCPERTGALQESIEHHLEDGDLIVSATGGDDGRTYAAYVELGTRPHEIRPVRKQALFWAGAAHPVGKVDHPGTRPMPFLRPALFQERSE from the coding sequence ATGGCCAACCGCGTCGACATCGACGACTCCTGGCAGGCCCAGGTCGGCGCCGCCGTCGAGGCGCTCTTCCAGGCCCGACTCGGCCCCGACATTGTCCGCGACGCCAAACGGTACTGCCCCGAACGCACCGGAGCACTACAGGAGTCGATCGAACACCACCTCGAAGACGGCGACCTGATCGTCTCCGCGACCGGCGGCGACGACGGCCGCACCTACGCCGCCTACGTCGAGCTGGGCACCCGGCCGCACGAGATCCGGCCCGTGCGCAAGCAGGCGCTGTTCTGGGCCGGGGCCGCGCATCCGGTCGGGAAGGTCGACCATCCGGGGACGAGGCCAATGCCTTTTTTGCGCCCGGCCCTCTTCCAGGAACGCAGCGAGTAG
- a CDS encoding phage tail tube protein, which yields MAVNAANLVLGPARLYVAPFGSTEPLDSAVTPNGPTNPPSSPWTDVGGTDGGVTFETDNTYTDLQVDQLTMMVGSRLTAMKMTVTAKLSEMTLTNLNAALNNISTLSVQTGYTTMDIPVGTSSTQPAYAALLIDGWAPTLATGAPALRRIIVRKVLSQVKASLSYDKKTQQSLDCTFTAYYVSGSIAPVHIVDQTQ from the coding sequence GTGGCAGTGAATGCCGCCAATCTCGTACTCGGTCCGGCGCGCCTGTACGTCGCGCCGTTTGGTTCCACAGAGCCTCTCGACTCTGCCGTCACCCCCAACGGCCCGACGAATCCCCCAAGTTCACCCTGGACGGATGTGGGCGGCACTGACGGCGGCGTCACGTTCGAAACGGACAATACGTACACCGACTTGCAGGTGGATCAGTTGACCATGATGGTCGGCTCCCGGTTGACGGCCATGAAGATGACCGTGACCGCGAAGCTCTCCGAAATGACGCTGACCAACCTGAACGCGGCGCTCAACAACATCTCCACGCTGTCCGTTCAGACGGGCTACACCACGATGGACATCCCGGTCGGGACCTCCTCCACTCAGCCGGCTTACGCCGCGCTGCTGATCGACGGCTGGGCTCCGACACTGGCGACGGGCGCCCCTGCACTCCGACGGATCATCGTCAGGAAGGTGCTGTCGCAAGTCAAGGCGTCTCTGTCCTACGACAAGAAGACCCAACAGTCGCTGGATTGCACGTTCACGGCGTACTACGTCAGCGGCTCCATCGCGCCCGTGCACATCGTCGATCAAACTCAGTGA
- a CDS encoding helix-turn-helix domain-containing protein — protein sequence MIKTPTVQQEGAIQFEYLPDGRGLLRPHVLIVCEGCSKEALVRADGSRRFCSKSCSTLIQHAEGRSRQLSGIEHYAWKGANAQYQALHMRVARARGRADHCEWRATAGCKSRKLEWSHVHETDPSVPQNYRSLCKTCHQRYDSQTGADHANAKLTALQVELIRQRYKAGGTSQQALADEYGVSQSAISRITRRRHYR from the coding sequence ATGATCAAAACGCCAACTGTGCAACAGGAAGGCGCAATTCAATTCGAGTACCTGCCCGACGGTCGCGGCCTTCTCAGGCCGCATGTGCTCATAGTCTGTGAAGGCTGCAGCAAAGAGGCCCTTGTACGCGCCGACGGATCAAGGCGGTTCTGCTCAAAGAGTTGCTCGACCTTAATCCAGCACGCCGAAGGGCGCAGCAGGCAGCTCAGCGGAATCGAGCACTACGCCTGGAAGGGCGCTAACGCCCAGTATCAGGCCCTGCATATGCGTGTCGCTCGTGCACGGGGCAGGGCCGACCACTGCGAATGGCGCGCAACTGCGGGCTGCAAGAGCCGCAAGCTTGAGTGGTCCCACGTTCACGAGACCGACCCGAGCGTGCCTCAGAACTACAGATCACTCTGCAAGACGTGCCATCAAAGGTATGACAGCCAGACCGGCGCCGACCACGCGAACGCCAAGCTCACCGCACTGCAAGTCGAACTGATCCGTCAACGCTACAAAGCCGGCGGCACCAGCCAGCAAGCACTTGCGGATGAATATGGCGTCAGCCAGAGTGCCATCAGCCGGATTACCCGGCGAAGGCACTACCGCTGA